A window of the Isosphaera pallida ATCC 43644 genome harbors these coding sequences:
- a CDS encoding gas vesicle protein, whose translation MNLPPPHHAPWCYDSPDLETLPLDPAERIALCEVLDRVLNKGVVIHGEITISVAGVDLVYLGLNLLLTSVETAQSWKFRGMIE comes from the coding sequence ATGAACCTTCCCCCTCCTCACCACGCTCCTTGGTGCTACGACTCGCCCGATCTGGAAACCTTACCACTGGATCCGGCCGAGCGGATTGCGTTATGCGAGGTGTTGGATCGCGTTCTGAACAAAGGCGTGGTCATTCATGGAGAGATCACCATCTCCGTCGCTGGGGTTGATCTGGTGTATTTGGGACTCAACCTGCTGCTCACCTCGGTCGAGACCGCCCAAAGCTGGAAATTCCGTGGGATGATCGAATGA
- a CDS encoding tetratricopeptide repeat protein: MDRPPSHPSPPPSAATTSSEASSEPQRRTSRVLQRLLAMADSYYHDGAINQAQEIYFDLITNHGDSVEAGLAEERLMALARLRELAGEPRAARAIYDRLLKLNS; the protein is encoded by the coding sequence ATGGACCGCCCTCCATCCCACCCCTCGCCACCGCCCTCCGCAGCCACGACCTCCTCCGAAGCCTCCAGCGAACCCCAACGGCGAACCTCGCGGGTACTGCAACGATTGCTGGCGATGGCCGACTCCTACTACCACGACGGCGCGATCAACCAGGCACAGGAGATCTATTTCGACCTCATTACGAACCACGGCGACAGCGTGGAGGCCGGTCTCGCCGAGGAGAGACTCATGGCCCTGGCCCGTTTGCGGGAACTCGCCGGCGAACCCCGCGCCGCCCGAGCGATTTATGATCGTCTGCTCAAGCTCAACTCCTGA
- a CDS encoding gas vesicle protein GvpG, whose amino-acid sequence MFLVDDILLAPAHSLMFLLREIHQAALEELRRDAQKVREELAECYRALETGALTDEEFASLETDLLDRLDALEELARFNSDEDDDPEDEDWDVEDDDPAEAVW is encoded by the coding sequence ATGTTCCTTGTCGATGATATCCTGCTTGCCCCAGCCCATTCGCTGATGTTCCTCCTCCGCGAGATTCACCAAGCGGCGTTGGAGGAACTCCGTCGGGACGCCCAAAAGGTCCGCGAGGAACTGGCCGAGTGCTACCGCGCGCTTGAGACCGGCGCATTGACCGACGAGGAATTCGCCTCCCTCGAAACCGACCTGCTGGATCGACTCGACGCCCTGGAGGAACTCGCACGGTTTAACTCCGACGAGGACGACGACCCGGAGGATGAGGACTGGGACGTCGAGGACGACGACCCCGCCGAAGCTGTCTGGTGA
- a CDS encoding GvpL/GvpF family gas vesicle protein: protein MRNAPPTRPGSVTPASPGKPVIDGPARYLYAFTHDLPEGPLADLEGLPGARVVVVADGRVAAVVSPCPLGKVRPERQRVAGHHHVLKHLQDTLGKAILPASFGMVADSEEDLRALLRHHSAAIAEGLVRVQGKVEMTVKLRWAPDNVAQAVLGRDPELRQLRDQLYSNGQTPTRDQSLDLGRRFHHALERQRDHYAAYLRAALSPLLSELVEEDLRDERDLVHWACLIENQRRAGFEAALDRLAEELEDDLVLELTGPWPPHHFVDLDLDDDHDDDEEE, encoded by the coding sequence ATGAGGAACGCTCCCCCAACCCGACCCGGTTCCGTTACACCCGCCTCGCCCGGCAAGCCGGTCATCGACGGTCCGGCCCGTTACCTCTACGCTTTCACTCACGACCTGCCCGAAGGTCCCCTCGCCGACCTCGAAGGTCTTCCTGGCGCGCGGGTAGTGGTCGTGGCCGACGGCCGTGTCGCCGCAGTCGTCAGCCCCTGCCCCCTGGGCAAGGTCCGGCCCGAACGGCAACGGGTTGCCGGTCATCATCATGTGCTCAAGCATCTTCAAGACACGCTCGGCAAGGCTATTCTCCCCGCCAGCTTCGGCATGGTGGCCGATTCCGAGGAGGATCTGCGCGCTCTGCTGCGACACCACAGCGCGGCCATCGCTGAGGGTCTAGTCCGGGTTCAGGGCAAGGTCGAAATGACCGTCAAACTCCGCTGGGCCCCGGACAACGTCGCCCAAGCCGTTCTGGGCCGCGACCCCGAACTACGTCAACTTCGTGACCAACTCTACAGCAACGGCCAAACCCCAACCCGCGATCAATCGCTCGACCTGGGGCGGCGGTTCCATCACGCTTTGGAACGCCAACGCGACCACTACGCCGCCTACTTACGCGCCGCGTTGTCTCCGCTTCTCAGCGAACTGGTCGAAGAGGACCTCCGCGACGAACGCGACCTGGTCCACTGGGCCTGTCTGATCGAGAACCAACGCCGCGCCGGATTCGAGGCCGCCCTCGACCGCCTCGCCGAAGAACTTGAAGACGACCTGGTGTTGGAACTCACCGGTCCCTGGCCTCCCCACCACTTCGTCGATCTCGACCTCGACGACGACCACGACGACGACGAGGAGGAGTGA